In Sphingobacterium zeae, one genomic interval encodes:
- a CDS encoding PAS domain-containing sensor histidine kinase yields MEKKILHDLKFLEKILNITCDTLLLINRDNICVDAIMKTNNPILNPDVDVIGKNILSLLPQPTSRLIEQEFAFCRQTGETSNLNYDLPTDEQMYYFKFLIHKFDDEHLICQYRDITQRSNMKYRLKSALTAQLEVGKVAMIGHWVYDLQHQELTHNGYSNLRKRNLEAPEKITLTELLTSVHPDDRKGMEAFLHNDSIEYSTFEYRIMQAGAPITYVRATKYDKRLQNNVYIIEGFSQNVSDFIKNRNELEMVLAVVDNAPYSIFACHTNGNMAFANKACRQQNGLNEDEDITDLKIFECLREFTTQEAWDLSVQKIISASGYYQYRCDTLYPELDIIGSECSSLMIKNGNGEDIVWTIKRDISDQLRYEEQLLRSKEAAEESERLKSAFISNMNHEIRTPLSAIMGFGSIIADTPDPELRKEYGELLNANSSQLLRLITDVLEMSQMDAGSVRLKNSDVSLKGILNELSMSFLPNDEQPAIIFDIPEREVVARLDRGRVIQVLVNLINNSLKFTPPEGAVHVGYTLNDDHIVFYVKDNGIGIAKENHALIFNRFYKINSLDKGTGLGLAICKGIVEQMNGQLSVESELGEGATFSIRFPLIEQV; encoded by the coding sequence ATGGAGAAGAAAATATTACATGATTTAAAGTTCTTGGAGAAGATACTGAATATAACTTGCGATACGTTATTGTTAATCAACCGTGATAACATTTGCGTGGATGCAATAATGAAAACAAACAATCCAATTTTAAACCCCGACGTCGATGTAATTGGCAAGAATATTCTGTCCCTTTTGCCTCAACCGACATCGAGGCTCATTGAACAGGAATTTGCGTTTTGTCGTCAAACAGGGGAAACCTCCAATCTAAATTACGATCTTCCAACAGATGAGCAGATGTATTATTTCAAATTTCTGATTCACAAATTTGATGACGAACATTTAATTTGCCAGTATCGGGATATTACTCAAAGGAGTAATATGAAGTACCGTCTTAAATCGGCCCTTACCGCACAGCTTGAGGTCGGAAAGGTCGCCATGATTGGGCATTGGGTCTATGATCTGCAGCATCAGGAATTAACACACAATGGTTATTCTAATTTACGGAAAAGGAATCTGGAAGCACCTGAGAAGATCACTTTGACGGAGCTACTCACTTCTGTCCATCCAGATGACAGAAAGGGAATGGAGGCTTTTCTACATAATGATTCCATTGAGTATAGTACATTCGAATACCGGATAATGCAAGCTGGTGCCCCCATAACCTATGTGCGGGCGACAAAATATGACAAGCGTCTTCAAAACAATGTATATATAATTGAAGGTTTTTCGCAAAATGTCAGTGATTTTATTAAGAACAGAAATGAGCTTGAAATGGTGCTTGCAGTGGTTGACAATGCGCCGTATAGTATTTTTGCATGTCATACAAATGGAAATATGGCTTTCGCAAATAAAGCATGCCGGCAGCAAAACGGTCTGAATGAAGACGAAGATATTACGGACTTAAAAATCTTTGAATGTCTGCGTGAGTTCACCACACAAGAAGCTTGGGATTTATCGGTACAAAAAATCATTTCAGCTTCGGGTTATTATCAATACCGCTGTGATACGCTATATCCAGAATTGGATATTATCGGTTCTGAATGCAGTTCGCTGATGATCAAAAATGGCAATGGTGAGGATATTGTCTGGACCATCAAGCGCGATATCTCTGATCAGCTACGTTATGAAGAGCAACTATTGCGCTCAAAGGAAGCAGCAGAGGAATCCGAACGATTAAAGTCTGCCTTTATCTCCAATATGAATCATGAAATCCGTACTCCGCTTAGTGCCATTATGGGTTTTGGAAGTATTATTGCAGATACGCCAGATCCTGAATTGCGAAAGGAATATGGTGAGCTCCTCAACGCCAATAGTAGCCAGTTGCTGCGGTTGATAACCGACGTGCTTGAAATGTCACAAATGGATGCAGGTAGCGTTAGGCTAAAGAATTCGGATGTGTCTCTTAAGGGAATATTAAATGAATTATCAATGAGTTTCCTGCCCAATGATGAGCAGCCAGCGATAATTTTTGACATTCCAGAAAGGGAGGTTGTGGCGAGACTGGATCGTGGTCGGGTCATTCAGGTTCTGGTCAATCTTATTAATAACAGCTTAAAATTTACACCGCCAGAAGGTGCTGTGCATGTTGGTTACACTCTAAACGATGATCATATAGTGTTTTATGTAAAGGATAATGGTATAGGCATAGCCAAGGAAAATCATGCATTGATCTTCAATAGGTTTTATAAGATTAACTCATTGGATAAGGGTACAGGGTTA